From Deltaproteobacteria bacterium CG2_30_66_27, one genomic window encodes:
- a CDS encoding cytochrome C biogenesis protein: protein MGPVVDLGAVSALWLGILTSLSPCPLATNIAAVSYIGRQYRSPAKVTFSSLAYVLGRMGAYLGLGALLVAGLLSAPGLSMFLQKSMNKILGPILILAGMVLLDLLRFPTSGGGIGEKMREKAGQGGIPGAGLLGVLFALSFCPVSAALFFGSLVPLSVTKDSPVFYPLLFGFGTGIPVIAFAVMIAFGMRSIEAVFRGVTRVELWVRRITGAVFIVAGIYYAAVYIFEVI from the coding sequence ATGGGTCCTGTCGTCGACCTCGGGGCCGTCTCGGCCCTGTGGCTCGGGATCCTGACCTCCCTGAGTCCCTGCCCGCTTGCCACGAATATCGCCGCCGTCTCGTACATCGGAAGGCAGTACCGGAGTCCGGCGAAGGTGACCTTTTCCAGCCTGGCGTACGTCCTCGGCCGGATGGGAGCGTACCTGGGGCTGGGCGCCCTTTTGGTCGCGGGTCTTCTTTCCGCGCCGGGGCTGTCGATGTTTCTCCAGAAGTCGATGAACAAGATCCTCGGCCCGATCCTGATCCTTGCGGGGATGGTTCTGCTGGACCTGCTCCGATTCCCGACGTCCGGGGGGGGGATCGGAGAGAAGATGCGGGAAAAAGCGGGGCAGGGGGGAATCCCCGGCGCGGGGCTCCTCGGGGTCCTCTTCGCCCTCTCCTTCTGCCCGGTTTCCGCGGCCCTGTTCTTCGGGAGCCTCGTCCCCCTGTCGGTCACCAAAGACTCCCCGGTGTTCTACCCGCTGCTGTTCGGCTTCGGCACCGGGATCCCGGTGATCGCGTTCGCCGTCATGATCGCTTTCGGAATGCGGTCCATCGAGGCCGTCTTCCGCGGTGTGACCCGGGTCGAACTGTGGGTCCGCCGAATTACCGGGGCCGTCTTCATCGTCGCCGGGATCTACTACGCGGCCGTTTATATCTTCGAGGTGATCTAG
- a CDS encoding porin — MKTWTLPAALLAGLALTASPAFAGPQIRFGPENQGVLQIDYKGQFQMIFRDTGSGPDKEDSTYEFSFRRNRIALMGKYGDVVGLYVQTEFLEKQDISTLGVNDASSGSDFTLIDAAMRFNFDNRFKIYVGKFKYNLSRENLESCEAPLTLDRSLFIRAPFVSTRDKGVGIWGNVLDDRLQYRVDVMEGREATTAAAPQPKSSFRFSGRAHVTLLDPENGYGYKGTYLGKKKVLTVGAAYQFEPDVAYSDTVAKADAKDYKGWTTDLFFEYPVTDIGTFTLSSAYENIDLGDAYKGANPDPDAIGLNGEKNGYYVKGAYMLPKLPLQIFARYEDWRFASLSGTFDQKIRWYAAGGNYYFRGQNLKLTAEYSKTDFDKETASIKNFGSLVTQLQLWF, encoded by the coding sequence ATGAAAACATGGACGCTTCCGGCTGCACTGCTCGCGGGACTGGCGTTGACGGCGTCTCCGGCATTCGCCGGTCCGCAGATCCGGTTCGGACCGGAGAACCAGGGAGTCCTGCAGATCGATTACAAGGGACAGTTCCAGATGATCTTCCGGGACACGGGATCCGGCCCGGACAAGGAGGACAGCACCTACGAGTTCAGCTTCCGGAGGAACCGGATCGCCCTGATGGGCAAATACGGGGATGTGGTGGGCCTCTACGTCCAGACCGAATTTCTCGAAAAACAGGACATCTCCACTCTCGGCGTGAACGATGCAAGCAGCGGATCCGACTTCACGCTGATCGACGCGGCGATGCGATTCAACTTCGACAACCGGTTCAAGATCTACGTCGGCAAGTTCAAGTACAACCTCTCGCGGGAGAACCTGGAATCCTGCGAGGCTCCCCTCACCCTCGATCGCTCCCTGTTCATCCGTGCGCCGTTCGTCTCCACGCGCGACAAGGGCGTGGGGATCTGGGGGAACGTTCTGGACGACCGCCTGCAGTACCGGGTCGACGTGATGGAGGGCCGGGAGGCGACGACGGCCGCGGCTCCCCAGCCGAAATCCTCCTTCCGGTTCTCGGGAAGGGCGCACGTGACGCTGCTGGATCCGGAAAACGGTTACGGCTACAAGGGTACTTACCTGGGGAAGAAGAAGGTGCTGACGGTGGGAGCCGCCTACCAATTCGAGCCGGACGTGGCCTATTCGGACACCGTCGCCAAGGCGGACGCGAAGGACTACAAGGGATGGACCACCGACCTGTTCTTCGAGTACCCGGTGACCGATATCGGGACCTTCACCCTCTCCTCCGCCTACGAAAACATCGATCTCGGGGACGCGTACAAGGGGGCCAACCCGGATCCGGACGCGATCGGATTGAACGGGGAGAAGAACGGCTACTACGTCAAGGGCGCGTACATGCTGCCGAAATTGCCCCTGCAGATCTTCGCCCGGTACGAGGACTGGCGCTTCGCCAGCCTGAGCGGAACGTTCGACCAGAAGATCCGCTGGTACGCCGCCGGCGGTAATTATTACTTCCGGGGCCAGAACCTCAAGCTCACCGCGGAATATTCGAAGACCGATTTCGACAAGGAAACCGCGTCGATCAAGAATTTCGGGTCGCTCGTGACCCAGCTTCAGCTCTGGTTCTGA
- a CDS encoding thioredoxin family protein — MKTLQILGPGCARCKTLAANTEAAAKRLGIPYRMEKVTEITKIMSFGVMSTPALAVDGAVKFAGKIPTTEEIQRILASA, encoded by the coding sequence ATGAAGACGCTGCAGATTCTCGGACCGGGATGCGCGAGGTGCAAGACGCTGGCGGCGAACACGGAGGCGGCGGCGAAACGCCTCGGGATCCCGTACCGGATGGAGAAGGTCACGGAGATCACGAAGATCATGTCGTTCGGGGTGATGTCGACGCCGGCGCTGGCCGTCGACGGCGCGGTGAAATTTGCCGGGAAGATCCCGACGACGGAAGAGATCCAGAGGATCCTCGCCTCGGCGTGA
- a CDS encoding cytochrome C: MALIRSSIGVPALLLFSLLPVLQGCGAGSDPDAGCRGCHKGIEVASPAHPSCVACHGGDPRKKEKEASHRGMFGPKNPSEPQWWDRTCGKCHPYQSGRVKSNLMQTNTGMVRNIQATWEGSDGRLYGTRTEETFDAEGQPLRLEGVTGLFNLSGELYRKFCSLCHVGLESNEVWGGSHAGGCAACHFPFNDNATYEGGDPTVWGKWPYSATHRLAALPDNRVCLRCHNRSGRIALSYQGMNDGNNGLVPTAQGRPGPRMIGGARNATSITPDIHHEKGMECIDCHTSRDVMGDGYAYGNMYLQTEIRCEDCHGSTAEPPRHAPVARENEEPVRESRSYRRQVTMGDELVLTGKGRKYSNVFFSDGKIIVIDKRYGRRHESKVITGTPEHTIVGHGRMECSACHSLSVPQCYGCHTRYDLGKKGRDFLRGADTPGAFSETEDYRMLSPFPLAINQRGKISPVTPGCQTFVTVAAPGGELIKDEYVARYKGKNQLRFAPFYSHNTGRTAIGCSECHADPTFLGFGQHVVQGNRVDALLLCEKSSKKPLDGFLTMKQGRILAFSAITRENSRPLNAAEIRRVWAVNQCLVCHRNPKDAIYREKIDYRILARCLSRPLPAGR; encoded by the coding sequence ATGGCACTGATACGTTCTTCGATCGGGGTCCCCGCTCTTCTGCTCTTCTCTCTTCTTCCGGTCTTGCAGGGGTGCGGAGCCGGCAGCGATCCAGATGCGGGATGCAGAGGGTGCCACAAGGGAATCGAGGTGGCTTCCCCGGCACATCCCTCCTGCGTGGCTTGTCACGGCGGCGATCCGCGGAAAAAGGAGAAGGAGGCTTCCCACCGGGGCATGTTCGGTCCGAAGAATCCATCCGAGCCGCAATGGTGGGATCGGACCTGCGGGAAGTGCCACCCTTACCAGTCGGGACGGGTAAAATCCAACCTGATGCAGACGAACACCGGCATGGTCAGGAACATCCAGGCGACCTGGGAAGGTTCGGACGGCCGGTTGTACGGAACGCGCACCGAGGAGACGTTCGACGCAGAAGGGCAGCCCCTTCGACTGGAAGGAGTGACGGGACTCTTCAACCTCTCCGGCGAGCTGTACCGTAAATTCTGTTCCCTATGCCATGTCGGTCTCGAATCCAACGAAGTATGGGGCGGATCCCATGCCGGGGGCTGCGCCGCCTGCCACTTCCCCTTCAACGATAACGCCACGTACGAGGGAGGCGACCCGACCGTGTGGGGGAAGTGGCCCTACAGCGCAACGCACCGACTGGCCGCACTGCCCGACAACCGGGTATGCCTCCGGTGCCACAACCGGAGCGGCCGGATCGCACTCTCCTACCAGGGGATGAACGACGGGAACAACGGCCTGGTTCCGACCGCACAAGGCCGGCCCGGGCCGCGCATGATCGGAGGCGCCCGCAACGCCACCAGCATCACCCCCGACATCCACCATGAGAAGGGGATGGAATGTATCGATTGCCACACGTCGCGGGACGTCATGGGGGACGGGTACGCCTACGGGAACATGTACCTGCAGACCGAGATCCGATGCGAGGATTGCCACGGAAGCACCGCCGAACCTCCGCGGCATGCGCCGGTCGCCCGGGAAAACGAGGAGCCGGTGAGGGAATCGCGCAGTTACCGGAGGCAGGTGACCATGGGCGACGAACTGGTCCTGACGGGGAAAGGCCGGAAGTACTCGAACGTTTTCTTCTCGGACGGAAAGATCATCGTGATCGACAAACGATACGGGCGGCGCCATGAAAGCAAGGTCATCACCGGGACCCCGGAACACACCATCGTCGGGCATGGCCGGATGGAGTGTTCCGCTTGTCATTCCCTGTCCGTGCCCCAGTGCTACGGCTGCCACACCCGGTACGACCTCGGGAAAAAGGGGCGGGACTTCCTCCGGGGAGCGGACACCCCCGGCGCGTTCAGCGAGACCGAGGATTACCGGATGCTCTCCCCGTTTCCCCTGGCCATCAACCAGCGGGGGAAGATCTCTCCCGTCACCCCGGGCTGCCAGACCTTCGTGACCGTGGCGGCCCCGGGTGGAGAGTTGATCAAGGACGAGTACGTCGCCCGGTACAAAGGGAAGAACCAGCTGCGCTTCGCCCCGTTCTACTCCCACAACACCGGCCGCACCGCGATCGGTTGTTCCGAATGCCACGCCGACCCGACCTTCCTCGGTTTCGGGCAGCACGTGGTGCAGGGAAACCGGGTGGACGCCTTGCTCCTTTGCGAAAAATCGTCGAAGAAACCGCTCGACGGGTTCCTGACGATGAAGCAAGGAAGGATCCTGGCTTTTTCGGCGATCACCCGCGAGAATTCCCGCCCGCTGAACGCGGCGGAAATCCGCCGGGTATGGGCCGTAAATCAATGTCTCGTCTGCCACAGGAACCCAAAGGACGCCATCTACCGTGAGAAAATCGATTACCGTATTCTGGCTCGCTGCCTTTCTCGCCCTTTGCCTGCCGGCCGTTGA